In the Caenorhabditis elegans chromosome X genome, one interval contains:
- the ist-1 gene encoding IRS-type PTB domain-containing protein (Confirmed by transcript evidence), producing MLPAEPTSGEPKNDGEYVETMFDATEEKKQETIAPKQEETVKKLSMAAREERIRESRQQGQLKEKRLKNPDSKGDTSHDKPTRETWKPLAVEDLPKDEDPDEFGIPEVYKCGNCLVGFAPVKKKKLMFVTLTERCLELHESEKSYRAGKAAKHMVDLSMSFNVHSEHYDAKLKKCLCLMGPDETICMRPEGGILTIEGWRRAIVKLIHESRRRKMDRVPRPEDIFDAAYDVRVCLFPKNLEKYVESLKTDGFTNICTVAKELLGKKRLCLYPNTLAIVDLCIEPTAYGLPPAGFPPFRASSMFILERNTVAYYGFRENYFYVRIGKGSPYRGFELLFQVDTNEVCKEIYSRLRALADRDLENRKQESIRRPERPRVSTLQSVKPGKEETGLREALLESYGHLRKKNSTQSERGEIVVPEQERKMSDNRPRLRTQDIKTVTKPELKSEEPIRPRLPPLKFNANKPSGEFLLSLQREKELMEEARKNGYDGRTHNPDGTPREIKKDFLDTVCPQAAAPEVVIKEKIINNDTYTLMGPADWGKLEDIVKDDYSDSGDSCYSSRRGTGSQPTRPAASHLACQMQNRTQSFGAKQQTFQNRLPPTVNLPDSERKISAANQGTSNQLDLPQEDPRKRAFSLGSKNFFNLIGLNDFRRLVSKRHRTSSPNHTSTSGISLNSSNASPSASSNFLASSEYLEHARTDSFGSARSSPKSLHTQRTSSPKRRSDEDLISIDFSRLGKNSASDTKRFPFGGGGPGGSFDYDREKREKEDNNRRDREKAAMDLKRKEEWEARELAEKKRELERKIQAKKDRKLEKGRGKDREKDKDHDHDKEFRPKADSGIADCTPSSSFSGKKDHKNDGSSDSAYMDKEGLKYLADIKKRKKEQGAIDTTNSSSSSLSTIVSIEDNKVTRRITETVETKVVTADLAKALGAIDPNRRSSACIEINRKPSICTAIMEEREGEASETDSRGEPSDRKTTAAPVTRKPASTGSSMSPFRRLKFLSFRK from the exons ATGTTGCCCGCCGAGCCTACATCTGGTGAACCGAAAAATGACGGAGAGTACGTTGAGACAATGTTTGACGCCACGGAAGAGAAGAAACAAGAAACGATTGCGCCAAAACAGGAAGAAACTGTAAAGAAAT taTCAATGGCAGCAAGAGAGGAGAGAATACGCGAAAGTAGACAACAAGGGcaactgaaagaaaaaaggctGAAAAATCCAGATTCAAAAGGTGATACAAGTCACGATAAGCCGACCAGAGAAACATGGAAGCCGTTAGCCGTTGAAGACTTACCAAAGGATGAAGATCCGGATGAATTTGGAATTCCAGAAGTCTACAAATGTGGAAATTGTTTAGTAGGGTTTGCTCCAGTG aaaaagaaaaagctaaTGTTTGTGACACTCACGGAACGATGTTTAGAACTTCACGAGTCGGAGAAATCCTATCGTGCGGGAAAAGCAGCAAAGCATATGGTAGATCTCTCAATGTCTTTTAATGTGCACAGTGAGCAT TACGATGCAAAACTAAAGAAATGCCTATGCTTGATGGGTCCAGACGAAACAATATGCATGAGACCGGAAGGAGGAATTCTAACCATTGAAGGTTGGCGACGAGCAATTGTAAAACTAATTCATGAatcaagaagaagaaaaatggacCGCGTTCCGAGACCTGAAGATATTTTtg ATGCTGCATATGATGTACGTGTTTGtctatttccaaaaaacttggaaaaatacGTGGAAAGCTTGAAAACAGACGGGTTCACAAACATATGTACTGTTGCCAAAGAGCTTTTAGGAAAGAAAAG ATTATGCCTTTATCCAAATACACTTGCCATTGTTGATCTCTGCATTGAACCAACTGCCTATGGTCTCCCACCTGCCGGGTTTCCCCCATTCCGTGCATCAAGCATGTTCATTTTGGAG CGAAATACGGTTGCTTACTACGGTTTTCGTGAAAACTATTTCTATGTACGAATTGGAAAGGGAAGCCCCTATCGAGGGTTTGAGTTATTGTTCCAAGTGGACACTAACGAAGTTTGTAAGGAAATTTACTCACGTCTTAGAGCACTCGCTGATCGTGATCTTGAAAACCGGAAACAAGAATCTATACG gagACCAGAAAG accCCGTGTTTCTACTCTTCAAAGTGTGAAACCGGGCAAAGAAGAAACCGGACTACGTGAAGCACTTCTTGAATCATATGGCcatttaagaaaaaagaattcaaCACAATCAGAGCGAGGAGAGATAGTTGTTCCGGAGCAAGAACGGAAAATGTCAGACAACAGGCCTCGGCTCAGAACTCAGGATATAAAAACTGTTACAAAGCCTGAACTGAAATCAGA aGAACCTATACGCCCGAGACTTCCACCGCTAAAATTCAATGCTAACAAACCGTCTggagaatttttattatcGCTCCAACGGGAGAAAGAGTTAATGGAAGAGGCAAGAAAAAATGGTTATGATGGAAGAACACACAAT cctGATGGGACTCCTcgagaaatcaaaaaagatttcCTCGACACTGTTTGTCCACAAGCTGCAGCGCCAGAAGTTGTGATCAAAGAGAAAATCATAAACAACGATACTTATACGCTGATGGGTCCAGCCGACTGGGGAAAACTGGAAGATATTGTCAAAGATGATTACTCGGACAGTGGGGACAGTTGTTATTCATCAAGA agaggaACCGGTAGTCAACCGACCCGACCGGCCGCTTCTCACCTCGCATGTCAAATGCAAAACCGAACACAGTCATTTGGAGCTAAAcaacaaacatttcaaaaccgACTTCCGCCTACTGTAAATCTGCCtgattctgaaagaaaaatttcggctGCCAACCAAGGAACGTCAAACCAACTCGACCTTCCACAAGAAGATCCAAGAAAAAGAGCATTCTCATTGGGaagtaaaaactttttcaa CCTGATAGGATTGAATGACTTTCGTCGCCTTGTAAGCAAGCGTCATCGAACATCATCTCCAAACCACACCTCTACTTCTGGTATCTCGTTAAACTCATCTAACGCATCCCCGTCAGCAAGTAGTAATTTTTTGGCTTCTTCTGAATATTTAGAACATGCAAG aactgaTAGTTTTGGGTCCGCAAGAAGTAGTCCAAAAAGTCTACACACCCAGCGAACCAGTTCACCGAAAAGAAGATCGGACGAGGATCTGATCTCAATTGACTTTTCAAGATTAGGTAAAAATTCTGCATCAGATACAAAACGATTTCCTTTTGGTGGAGGAGGACCAGGAGGGTCCTTTGATTATGATagagaaaaacgggaaaaggAAGATAATAATAGACGAGACCGAGAAAAAGCAGCAATggatttgaaaagaaaagaagaatggGAAGCGAGAGAATTAGCGGAAAAGAAGAGGGAGTTGGAACGGAAAATTCAAGCAAAGAAAGATAGAAAATTGGAGAAGGGAAGAGGGAAAGATAGAGAAAAGGATAAAGACCACGATCATGATAAGGAGTTTCGTCCAAAAGCGGACAGTGGAATTGCTGATTGTACGCCCAGTTCAAGTTTTTCTGGGAAGAAAGATCACAAAAATGATG GTTCTTCTGATTCTGCATACATGGACAAAGAAGGGTTGAAGTACTTGGCAGATatcaaaaaacggaaaaaagagCAAGGTGCCATAGACACAACAaattcctcctcctcctcgtTAAGCACAATAGTTTCGATTGAAGATAACAA AGTGACCAGAAGAATCACGGAAACCGTTGAAACAAAAGTTGTGACTGCGGATCTAGCGAAAGCACTTGGTGCAATTGACCCGAATAGAAGATCTTCAGCATGCATTGAGATAAATCGAAAACCATCGATTTGTACAGCAATAATGGAAGAAAGAGAAGGAGAAGCATCTGAGACCGATTCTAGGGGAGAACCATCCGACAGGAAGACGACCGCGGCCCCTGTAACTCGGAAACCTGCATCGACTGGCAGCAGCATGAGCCCGTTCAGAAGACTTAAATTTCTCAGCttcagaaaataa
- the ist-1 gene encoding IRS-type PTB domain-containing protein (Confirmed by transcript evidence), whose amino-acid sequence MSEEEESTDNSGKPPIEHPHDREVKSEKQSSNVLPGILRRAESTDDAHQVRRSSMRPYESFDGLKNDGILKRKRSFFVKTVSFSATVSELMLPAEPTSGEPKNDGEYVETMFDATEEKKQETIAPKQEETVKKLSMAAREERIRESRQQGQLKEKRLKNPDSKGDTSHDKPTRETWKPLAVEDLPKDEDPDEFGIPEVYKCGNCLVGFAPVKKKKLMFVTLTERCLELHESEKSYRAGKAAKHMVDLSMSFNVHSEHYDAKLKKCLCLMGPDETICMRPEGGILTIEGWRRAIVKLIHESRRRKMDRVPRPEDIFDAAYDVRVCLFPKNLEKYVESLKTDGFTNICTVAKELLGKKRLCLYPNTLAIVDLCIEPTAYGLPPAGFPPFRASSMFILERNTVAYYGFRENYFYVRIGKGSPYRGFELLFQVDTNEVCKEIYSRLRALADRDLENRKQESIRRPERPRVSTLQSVKPGKEETGLREALLESYGHLRKKNSTQSERGEIVVPEQERKMSDNRPRLRTQDIKTVTKPELKSEEPIRPRLPPLKFNANKPSGEFLLSLQREKELMEEARKNGYDGRTHNPDGTPREIKKDFLDTVCPQAAAPEVVIKEKIINNDTYTLMGPADWGKLEDIVKDDYSDSGDSCYSSRRGTGSQPTRPAASHLACQMQNRTQSFGAKQQTFQNRLPPTVNLPDSERKISAANQGTSNQLDLPQEDPRKRAFSLGSKNFFNLIGLNDFRRLVSKRHRTSSPNHTSTSGISLNSSNASPSASSNFLASSEYLEHARTDSFGSARSSPKSLHTQRTSSPKRRSDEDLISIDFSRLGKNSASDTKRFPFGGGGPGGSFDYDREKREKEDNNRRDREKAAMDLKRKEEWEARELAEKKRELERKIQAKKDRKLEKGRGKDREKDKDHDHDKEFRPKADSGIADCTPSSSFSGKKDHKNDGSSDSAYMDKEGLKYLADIKKRKKEQGAIDTTNSSSSSLSTIVSIEDNKVTRRITETVETKVVTADLAKALGAIDPNRRSSACIEINRKPSICTAIMEEREGEASETDSRGEPSDRKTTAAPVTRKPASTGSSMSPFRRLKFLSFRK is encoded by the exons atgtctgaagaagaagaatctACAGATAATTCTGGGAAACCCCCTATAGAACATCCGCATGATAGAGAGgttaaatcagaaaaacaatCATCAAATGTGCTTCCTGGAATATTGCGACGAGCTGAATCCACGGATGATGCTCATCAAGTCAGACGATCATCAATGCGACCATATGAATCTTTCgatggtttaaaaaatgatggaatACTGAAAAG aaagagaagcttttttgtgaaaacagTGAGCTTCAGCGCAACGGTGTCTGAGCTGATGTTGCCCGCCGAGCCTACATCTGGTGAACCGAAAAATGACGGAGAGTACGTTGAGACAATGTTTGACGCCACGGAAGAGAAGAAACAAGAAACGATTGCGCCAAAACAGGAAGAAACTGTAAAGAAAT taTCAATGGCAGCAAGAGAGGAGAGAATACGCGAAAGTAGACAACAAGGGcaactgaaagaaaaaaggctGAAAAATCCAGATTCAAAAGGTGATACAAGTCACGATAAGCCGACCAGAGAAACATGGAAGCCGTTAGCCGTTGAAGACTTACCAAAGGATGAAGATCCGGATGAATTTGGAATTCCAGAAGTCTACAAATGTGGAAATTGTTTAGTAGGGTTTGCTCCAGTG aaaaagaaaaagctaaTGTTTGTGACACTCACGGAACGATGTTTAGAACTTCACGAGTCGGAGAAATCCTATCGTGCGGGAAAAGCAGCAAAGCATATGGTAGATCTCTCAATGTCTTTTAATGTGCACAGTGAGCAT TACGATGCAAAACTAAAGAAATGCCTATGCTTGATGGGTCCAGACGAAACAATATGCATGAGACCGGAAGGAGGAATTCTAACCATTGAAGGTTGGCGACGAGCAATTGTAAAACTAATTCATGAatcaagaagaagaaaaatggacCGCGTTCCGAGACCTGAAGATATTTTtg ATGCTGCATATGATGTACGTGTTTGtctatttccaaaaaacttggaaaaatacGTGGAAAGCTTGAAAACAGACGGGTTCACAAACATATGTACTGTTGCCAAAGAGCTTTTAGGAAAGAAAAG ATTATGCCTTTATCCAAATACACTTGCCATTGTTGATCTCTGCATTGAACCAACTGCCTATGGTCTCCCACCTGCCGGGTTTCCCCCATTCCGTGCATCAAGCATGTTCATTTTGGAG CGAAATACGGTTGCTTACTACGGTTTTCGTGAAAACTATTTCTATGTACGAATTGGAAAGGGAAGCCCCTATCGAGGGTTTGAGTTATTGTTCCAAGTGGACACTAACGAAGTTTGTAAGGAAATTTACTCACGTCTTAGAGCACTCGCTGATCGTGATCTTGAAAACCGGAAACAAGAATCTATACG gagACCAGAAAG accCCGTGTTTCTACTCTTCAAAGTGTGAAACCGGGCAAAGAAGAAACCGGACTACGTGAAGCACTTCTTGAATCATATGGCcatttaagaaaaaagaattcaaCACAATCAGAGCGAGGAGAGATAGTTGTTCCGGAGCAAGAACGGAAAATGTCAGACAACAGGCCTCGGCTCAGAACTCAGGATATAAAAACTGTTACAAAGCCTGAACTGAAATCAGA aGAACCTATACGCCCGAGACTTCCACCGCTAAAATTCAATGCTAACAAACCGTCTggagaatttttattatcGCTCCAACGGGAGAAAGAGTTAATGGAAGAGGCAAGAAAAAATGGTTATGATGGAAGAACACACAAT cctGATGGGACTCCTcgagaaatcaaaaaagatttcCTCGACACTGTTTGTCCACAAGCTGCAGCGCCAGAAGTTGTGATCAAAGAGAAAATCATAAACAACGATACTTATACGCTGATGGGTCCAGCCGACTGGGGAAAACTGGAAGATATTGTCAAAGATGATTACTCGGACAGTGGGGACAGTTGTTATTCATCAAGA agaggaACCGGTAGTCAACCGACCCGACCGGCCGCTTCTCACCTCGCATGTCAAATGCAAAACCGAACACAGTCATTTGGAGCTAAAcaacaaacatttcaaaaccgACTTCCGCCTACTGTAAATCTGCCtgattctgaaagaaaaatttcggctGCCAACCAAGGAACGTCAAACCAACTCGACCTTCCACAAGAAGATCCAAGAAAAAGAGCATTCTCATTGGGaagtaaaaactttttcaa CCTGATAGGATTGAATGACTTTCGTCGCCTTGTAAGCAAGCGTCATCGAACATCATCTCCAAACCACACCTCTACTTCTGGTATCTCGTTAAACTCATCTAACGCATCCCCGTCAGCAAGTAGTAATTTTTTGGCTTCTTCTGAATATTTAGAACATGCAAG aactgaTAGTTTTGGGTCCGCAAGAAGTAGTCCAAAAAGTCTACACACCCAGCGAACCAGTTCACCGAAAAGAAGATCGGACGAGGATCTGATCTCAATTGACTTTTCAAGATTAGGTAAAAATTCTGCATCAGATACAAAACGATTTCCTTTTGGTGGAGGAGGACCAGGAGGGTCCTTTGATTATGATagagaaaaacgggaaaaggAAGATAATAATAGACGAGACCGAGAAAAAGCAGCAATggatttgaaaagaaaagaagaatggGAAGCGAGAGAATTAGCGGAAAAGAAGAGGGAGTTGGAACGGAAAATTCAAGCAAAGAAAGATAGAAAATTGGAGAAGGGAAGAGGGAAAGATAGAGAAAAGGATAAAGACCACGATCATGATAAGGAGTTTCGTCCAAAAGCGGACAGTGGAATTGCTGATTGTACGCCCAGTTCAAGTTTTTCTGGGAAGAAAGATCACAAAAATGATG GTTCTTCTGATTCTGCATACATGGACAAAGAAGGGTTGAAGTACTTGGCAGATatcaaaaaacggaaaaaagagCAAGGTGCCATAGACACAACAaattcctcctcctcctcgtTAAGCACAATAGTTTCGATTGAAGATAACAA AGTGACCAGAAGAATCACGGAAACCGTTGAAACAAAAGTTGTGACTGCGGATCTAGCGAAAGCACTTGGTGCAATTGACCCGAATAGAAGATCTTCAGCATGCATTGAGATAAATCGAAAACCATCGATTTGTACAGCAATAATGGAAGAAAGAGAAGGAGAAGCATCTGAGACCGATTCTAGGGGAGAACCATCCGACAGGAAGACGACCGCGGCCCCTGTAACTCGGAAACCTGCATCGACTGGCAGCAGCATGAGCCCGTTCAGAAGACTTAAATTTCTCAGCttcagaaaataa
- the ist-1 gene encoding IRS-type PTB domain-containing protein (Confirmed by transcript evidence), with protein MSEEEESTDNSGKPPIEHPHDREVKSEKQSSNVLPGILRRAESTDDAHQVRRSSMRPYESFDGLKNDGILKRKRSFFVKTVSFSATVSELMLPAEPTSGEPKNDGEYVETMFDATEEKKQETIAPKQEETVKKLSMAAREERIRESRQQGQLKEKRLKNPDSKGDTSHDKPTRETWKPLAVEDLPKDEDPDEFGIPEVYKCGNCLVGFAPVKKKKLMFVTLTERCLELHESEKSYRAGKAAKHMVDLSMSFNVHSEHYDAKLKKCLCLMGPDETICMRPEGGILTIEGWRRAIVKLIHESRRRKMDRVPRPEDIFDAAYDVRVCLFPKNLEKYVESLKTDGFTNICTVAKELLGKKRLCLYPNTLAIVDLCIEPTAYGLPPAGFPPFRASSMFILERNTVAYYGFRENYFYVRIGKGSPYRGFELLFQVDTNEVCKEIYSRLRALADRDLENRKQESIRRPESDMHGMESLSVPSPLLHRTKLSLDSPVITPRDRRLMLGRECLSFASLEKDDSAPSSPFANYNRPRGSLGNFQLDHLSRFDQPRGSIHSLGNIPIDRPRVSTLQSVKPGKEETGLREALLESYGHLRKKNSTQSERGEIVVPEQERKMSDNRPRLRTQDIKTVTKPELKSEEPIRPRLPPLKFNANKPSGEFLLSLQREKELMEEARKNGYDGRTHNPDGTPREIKKDFLDTVCPQAAAPEVVIKEKIINNDTYTLMGPADWGKLEDIVKDDYSDSGDSCYSSRRGTGSQPTRPAASHLACQMQNRTQSFGAKQQTFQNRLPPTVNLPDSERKISAANQGTSNQLDLPQEDPRKRAFSLGSKNFFNLIGLNDFRRLVSKRHRTSSPNHTSTSGISLNSSNASPSASSNFLASSEYLEHARTDSFGSARSSPKSLHTQRTSSPKRRSDEDLISIDFSRLGKNSASDTKRFPFGGGGPGGSFDYDREKREKEDNNRRDREKAAMDLKRKEEWEARELAEKKRELERKIQAKKDRKLEKGRGKDREKDKDHDHDKEFRPKADSGIADCTPSSSFSGKKDHKNDGSSDSAYMDKEGLKYLADIKKRKKEQGAIDTTNSSSSSLSTIVSIEDNKVTRRITETVETKVVTADLAKALGAIDPNRRSSACIEINRKPSICTAIMEEREGEASETDSRGEPSDRKTTAAPVTRKPASTGSSMSPFRRLKFLSFRK; from the exons atgtctgaagaagaagaatctACAGATAATTCTGGGAAACCCCCTATAGAACATCCGCATGATAGAGAGgttaaatcagaaaaacaatCATCAAATGTGCTTCCTGGAATATTGCGACGAGCTGAATCCACGGATGATGCTCATCAAGTCAGACGATCATCAATGCGACCATATGAATCTTTCgatggtttaaaaaatgatggaatACTGAAAAG aaagagaagcttttttgtgaaaacagTGAGCTTCAGCGCAACGGTGTCTGAGCTGATGTTGCCCGCCGAGCCTACATCTGGTGAACCGAAAAATGACGGAGAGTACGTTGAGACAATGTTTGACGCCACGGAAGAGAAGAAACAAGAAACGATTGCGCCAAAACAGGAAGAAACTGTAAAGAAAT taTCAATGGCAGCAAGAGAGGAGAGAATACGCGAAAGTAGACAACAAGGGcaactgaaagaaaaaaggctGAAAAATCCAGATTCAAAAGGTGATACAAGTCACGATAAGCCGACCAGAGAAACATGGAAGCCGTTAGCCGTTGAAGACTTACCAAAGGATGAAGATCCGGATGAATTTGGAATTCCAGAAGTCTACAAATGTGGAAATTGTTTAGTAGGGTTTGCTCCAGTG aaaaagaaaaagctaaTGTTTGTGACACTCACGGAACGATGTTTAGAACTTCACGAGTCGGAGAAATCCTATCGTGCGGGAAAAGCAGCAAAGCATATGGTAGATCTCTCAATGTCTTTTAATGTGCACAGTGAGCAT TACGATGCAAAACTAAAGAAATGCCTATGCTTGATGGGTCCAGACGAAACAATATGCATGAGACCGGAAGGAGGAATTCTAACCATTGAAGGTTGGCGACGAGCAATTGTAAAACTAATTCATGAatcaagaagaagaaaaatggacCGCGTTCCGAGACCTGAAGATATTTTtg ATGCTGCATATGATGTACGTGTTTGtctatttccaaaaaacttggaaaaatacGTGGAAAGCTTGAAAACAGACGGGTTCACAAACATATGTACTGTTGCCAAAGAGCTTTTAGGAAAGAAAAG ATTATGCCTTTATCCAAATACACTTGCCATTGTTGATCTCTGCATTGAACCAACTGCCTATGGTCTCCCACCTGCCGGGTTTCCCCCATTCCGTGCATCAAGCATGTTCATTTTGGAG CGAAATACGGTTGCTTACTACGGTTTTCGTGAAAACTATTTCTATGTACGAATTGGAAAGGGAAGCCCCTATCGAGGGTTTGAGTTATTGTTCCAAGTGGACACTAACGAAGTTTGTAAGGAAATTTACTCACGTCTTAGAGCACTCGCTGATCGTGATCTTGAAAACCGGAAACAAGAATCTATACG gagACCAGAAAG TGACATGCATGGAATGGAATCCCTTTCTGTTCCCTCCCCGCTTTTGCATCGTACCAAACTGTCCCTCGACTCGCCTGTTATAACTCCCCGCGACCGTCGCCTTATGTTGGGCCGTGAATGCCTATCGTTTGCCTCGCTTGAAAAAGATGATTCTGCGCCATCGTCTCCATTCGCCAACTACAATCGTCCTCGTGGATCATTGGGGAATTTCCAGCTTGATCACCTGTCTAG ATTTGACCAACCTCGCGGATCAATTCATTCACTGGGAAACATTCCGATTGATAG accCCGTGTTTCTACTCTTCAAAGTGTGAAACCGGGCAAAGAAGAAACCGGACTACGTGAAGCACTTCTTGAATCATATGGCcatttaagaaaaaagaattcaaCACAATCAGAGCGAGGAGAGATAGTTGTTCCGGAGCAAGAACGGAAAATGTCAGACAACAGGCCTCGGCTCAGAACTCAGGATATAAAAACTGTTACAAAGCCTGAACTGAAATCAGA aGAACCTATACGCCCGAGACTTCCACCGCTAAAATTCAATGCTAACAAACCGTCTggagaatttttattatcGCTCCAACGGGAGAAAGAGTTAATGGAAGAGGCAAGAAAAAATGGTTATGATGGAAGAACACACAAT cctGATGGGACTCCTcgagaaatcaaaaaagatttcCTCGACACTGTTTGTCCACAAGCTGCAGCGCCAGAAGTTGTGATCAAAGAGAAAATCATAAACAACGATACTTATACGCTGATGGGTCCAGCCGACTGGGGAAAACTGGAAGATATTGTCAAAGATGATTACTCGGACAGTGGGGACAGTTGTTATTCATCAAGA agaggaACCGGTAGTCAACCGACCCGACCGGCCGCTTCTCACCTCGCATGTCAAATGCAAAACCGAACACAGTCATTTGGAGCTAAAcaacaaacatttcaaaaccgACTTCCGCCTACTGTAAATCTGCCtgattctgaaagaaaaatttcggctGCCAACCAAGGAACGTCAAACCAACTCGACCTTCCACAAGAAGATCCAAGAAAAAGAGCATTCTCATTGGGaagtaaaaactttttcaa CCTGATAGGATTGAATGACTTTCGTCGCCTTGTAAGCAAGCGTCATCGAACATCATCTCCAAACCACACCTCTACTTCTGGTATCTCGTTAAACTCATCTAACGCATCCCCGTCAGCAAGTAGTAATTTTTTGGCTTCTTCTGAATATTTAGAACATGCAAG aactgaTAGTTTTGGGTCCGCAAGAAGTAGTCCAAAAAGTCTACACACCCAGCGAACCAGTTCACCGAAAAGAAGATCGGACGAGGATCTGATCTCAATTGACTTTTCAAGATTAGGTAAAAATTCTGCATCAGATACAAAACGATTTCCTTTTGGTGGAGGAGGACCAGGAGGGTCCTTTGATTATGATagagaaaaacgggaaaaggAAGATAATAATAGACGAGACCGAGAAAAAGCAGCAATggatttgaaaagaaaagaagaatggGAAGCGAGAGAATTAGCGGAAAAGAAGAGGGAGTTGGAACGGAAAATTCAAGCAAAGAAAGATAGAAAATTGGAGAAGGGAAGAGGGAAAGATAGAGAAAAGGATAAAGACCACGATCATGATAAGGAGTTTCGTCCAAAAGCGGACAGTGGAATTGCTGATTGTACGCCCAGTTCAAGTTTTTCTGGGAAGAAAGATCACAAAAATGATG GTTCTTCTGATTCTGCATACATGGACAAAGAAGGGTTGAAGTACTTGGCAGATatcaaaaaacggaaaaaagagCAAGGTGCCATAGACACAACAaattcctcctcctcctcgtTAAGCACAATAGTTTCGATTGAAGATAACAA AGTGACCAGAAGAATCACGGAAACCGTTGAAACAAAAGTTGTGACTGCGGATCTAGCGAAAGCACTTGGTGCAATTGACCCGAATAGAAGATCTTCAGCATGCATTGAGATAAATCGAAAACCATCGATTTGTACAGCAATAATGGAAGAAAGAGAAGGAGAAGCATCTGAGACCGATTCTAGGGGAGAACCATCCGACAGGAAGACGACCGCGGCCCCTGTAACTCGGAAACCTGCATCGACTGGCAGCAGCATGAGCCCGTTCAGAAGACTTAAATTTCTCAGCttcagaaaataa